Within the Cupriavidus necator N-1 genome, the region CGGCGCCGCGCCGCTCATCAAGTCAATAGGCGTGACTTCATACTAGGCCTCGGGACCAGGCTTGCCTTTACCGCCTGGTGTGCGCACCGAGTCTAGAATAAGAGCTTCCGACATCGCGATTCCTCTCGATGATTCGTGACATGGGCTCTGTGCTTTTCTTCGGAAACTTCGTTTTTGCGCTGCATATGCGCTCCCGCAGCCTTTCAGACACTTTCTCGAATCCTCAGGGTGACGCGCGCGACTGCAGTTCGGTCTCGCGCTCAAGCTGGCCTGCCTAGGCTGGCGTTGAACGCCTCCTTAATCGGTCCGTAGGCAACGGTCGGCATCTGTACCAGGCGACGCGCCAGCCTGGCGGCCTCATTCTGGAGCGACTCATCAGCACGCACTTTCCAAACCAGGCCGAAGCGCTGTCATTGTTCGGCGTCGATCTTGTCACCCAAGGATAGCCAGCGCGCGAACGCGCATCTCACCGACCTGTCGGCAGGAAATCGGTACTGCCTAAATCCGGAATCCGGCCTATTCTCGAACAGCCATCAACGTGGGCCATGCTGCATCGCAACACGCAGGCTGAACTAGACGTTCTGTATTGAGGGCATTAAGCACTTCGGGGCGGTTCAGGGTGATAGTGGCCACACCTTCGCTGGCGTAATACAGCACGGGTGCTGCCATTGTCTCTCTCCTCTTTAGCTTTGCGTTCTCGGCCGCAACAATGCCCGGTACGGACTGTCTCAGCAGTTCTTTCTCGGCATCGATCAGCTGCCGCCGAGTTTGCAAGGACATCGCGATCTACTGCAGGCGCGCACGCTCGACGCCGCGTCGCTGGACGCGATCCGCCAGAATTCCGTATTGGCTATCGATGCTCTTAATGTGGCCGAATATCTTGCCGCTCGCCTGCCTTAGATCCTCGTGAAAGTCTAGCCAGGGCGCCGGCGTCTTTCGTCGTCAAAACTGACGATATGAGATTGCCTCAAAGCAGGAGCTGGGTGTGGAGAGGAGGCTAACATTCCGAGTCTAGGACTAGGTTTTAGCCTTCCCAATCATAGGCCAAGCCGCTTACCCCGCAACGGGGGCTCGCGCCGCAGTTCCAATGGGCCAGAACCTCGGTTTGGGAACAAATCCGCCCAAGCCCCCTTCTTGGGACGATGAATCCGCCGTATGGCCTAGCTGATTAGCCCGAGCAGCCGCGCTTTCGCAATCGCTTGCACGCGGCTATGGGTATCGAGCTTCAGGCTGATGTTGCGGACATGGGTACGCACTGTGCTATCCGAAACAAACAGCTTCTCGCTCATCGCCCTGTTTGAGTAGCCAGCCGCAAGGAGCTCCAGAACCTTAGTTTCGGCGGCTGTCAGTGGTGGCACCATTCCACCGTCGTCGTTTGCCAGTTGCCCTATTCCATCTTGTGGACCTTGCCAAAATCCCGCGAGCAGTCTTTGCAAGTAGTCGAGGAGGATTGGGTCGCGCAACCTGTCCGGTTCCATTCGGGCAGATCTCTCCAAGCGGACGATAATATTGCGGGCACGCGTGCCTTCATCCAAGACCAGACGCATGATCCCCTCAGGGGCGGCAGCTTTAAGGACTTCTCCCATTTGGATTGTCGCAGCTGCATAATCCCCTGCAGCTTCCAGCGCGAGACTTTTCAGAACGGCAAGCTTCATCGCGCGGCGCAAACGGCGTTCGGAATTGGCCACGGAAATGGCACTCTCGATGATCGGAAGCGCCTCCCTACCCTTTCCCGCCAGGATCAGCCACCGCAGCCGCCCCAGTTCCAGATAATCGACGTCATTGGCCGAAAGCCGAAGGACTTTGCAGCGCTTCCATACTTCAGGGAAACTAGCGCGTTCGAGCTCAGATTGCGCAGCCGACAGATCGCCTTGCATCAACAGCAGGCGCGCTCGCTCGAGCTTCGCACTCGCAACGGCACGAACCACATGCCGATGATGTCCTAGATACTCGAGCTCGCTCAATAGCTGGGAGGCGTGATGGACATCGCCATTCGCAATTGCGATCCGCGCCAGCGTCACGTGTCCCGTGATCATATGATCGGGAAGGCCGATTTCTTTTGTCATCGGCACGTACACCTGAAGTAAGCGTGCGGCCTGCTCTAGCTCATTGGCTTCGTAAAGTGCATGCGCATAGAGAACGCCCGCCCATGCGTTGCCGGTCGTATAGCCGTAGGATGGCGCGCCCGTAGCGGCAACCGCCATGCGGAAGCGCGCTGTTGCTTGCCGCAGCCGGCCTTCCTGCATGTCAATCATGCCCTCGACCGCCTCCGTGTACATCAAACCGAATGCGTTCGGACTTTCGCCTTGTGTATTTCTTGCCGCATCCAGCAGTTTGCGAGCCTCGTCATATTCCCCTTTGAAAGCAAAGGCGACGGCCATGATATTTGCCAGGACGTTATCGGCAAAAGAATTTCCTGTCGGAAAAGTGGAAAGAGCCGTCAGACCAACCTCATAGGCGTCCTCATGGCGGTCGATGCTCGCGAGGAGCAACGGGCGAAGGGCGCGAAGATGAGTGATGACCAACTGATCCGTGGCTTTCTCCAGTTCAGGTTGCTCCATGCACTTTATCGCCTCGTGAGCGCCTCGGGTAAAATACAAGGCGAGAATGTGCGCCACCTGAAGCACGGGATACGCCGCGATTAGTTGCAACGGTATCGCTCCAAACCAGCGGCTGAGCAACCTCCAGCGGCCGCCGGATAGGAAACAGTCGGCATGGCTCGAAAGCAGCGTCAACGCCCGGTCGTAGTCGTGCGCATCAATGGCATAGTCGATCGCCGGAACAACGTGGCCTTGGTCCTCGTTCCAGCAAGACGCCTCGATTCTTAATCGGCAAACCTCATCTGGCATCTCTAGCGCGAATTGTTCCCGCAGAAAGCTTGCGAACAGGCTGTGGTACCGATAGGTCCGTTCCGGACCATCGATTGAGGTCAAGAACAGATTGCTGCGCTCCAGTTTATCGAGCATCTCCGCGCTGTCACTGCGGCGTAGAATCGCATCGCAAAGTGCTGGAGAGAGGCTTTTCAAAATGCTGGTACGGAGAAGAAAATTTCGGATTGCAGCTGGCTGACGATTCAACACATCTTCGGTCAGGTATTCGGCCACTGCCTTGTCCGACCCCGAGAAGCGCGCAATGAAATCGCCATGCCTGACATGGCGCTCCAGCGCGACCGACGCAAGCCAAATCGCAGCGACCCAGCCCTCCGTGCTTTGATGCAGTTGACGCAATTCATCGAGGGGAATCGCTAGGTGGCGCTTGTCGTTGAAGAACTCTACGGTTTCGTCAAGTGAGAATCTGAGGCTGGAGGCATCGATCTCGACCAACTCTCCATGAACGCGAAGTCGCGCAAGCCCGATATCCGGCCTCGTTCTGGTACCGATGACGATCAAACCGTGGCGCGGTAGCTGGTCCAGCAACTGCGCCAACAGGCCCAAAACTGCGGATTCCTGAAGATGTTCCAGGTCGTCCAGGAATATCGCGAATGGGGACGGAATCCGCCTGAGTCGATCAATGGTGTCGAGGGCAGACAGAGATGGCTGGACCTCATCGGTATCCCGGCCGCTGTGTGCCAATTTGAGCTGTGCGACAGCTGCTGCGAGATTACAAGAGAACCGTGCAGGATCGTTGTCGGCTGCGTCGCATGTAAGCCATGCAGTCGTAACACCGCTACTCTCGAGTCTGGATCGAATCTGGCTCATGGCTGTCGTCTTGCCAAAGCCAGCTGGTGCACTAACTAGGACCGCTTTGGCCGATCGCGCGCCACAAGCAGCTTCGCAAATCGCCGAGCGTTGGATCTGAATTGGCGATGCCCTCGGGGCATTCAGATTCACGGCCATTCGTGACGCTTGTTGTCGCTTGGTAATGCTGTTCATCTCTGTGTCCCCTGCGCAACGCCGGCGCATCTCCATGGGGTGGCCGCTGCTAAGGCCGACAGTGGCTCCTCCCCCGACTTTTTTGGTGATTATCGCGCCTCCGTTTCGGTCTCACAAGCTGGACGAATGGGTGACTGGCACCTCCGCGCCGCGTCCGTTGGCGAAGGATGGGCCGAGCCAATACGAACTCCCGCTCGTTCACGCCCCAAATATGGGCCCCGCGTCATTGCAGAATGCACACAAAGAGTGCACCCCCAGAGCAAAAAAAGCTTGCAGGGAAGGAGCAAGATCCTGAATCGGATTGTTAATGTAACGCCATGTAGCATGTCGCGCAGCAGGCCGGTCGATCAGAAAGAGGGTGGCGACCCGAAGCGTTCATTGTGTGCGGGACGCCACCGAATGCCGGCCGTAGACCAGACTCAGAACTTATGCCGGATACCAAGCGCCACGCCGGTCTGACTCTCCTTCCCAGCAGCAAGCGTCTTCAGGTCGCCGAAATTGAGGCCTGAATTGCGCGCATAGGCCACAGCACCATACACGTCGGTCCGTTTCGATAGGGAGTAGATGCCTTGCACGACATACTGCTTCGGGTTGGGCGGATTGACGACACCAGTCCGGGATTTGACATCATCGTAATAAAATGCCGCAGACAGCATCAGCGCGGGTGTCAATTCGTAGCGAAGCCCCGCCCACCAAAGATTGTCGCGCAGCGCGGTAGCGCCGGCAGCCGTTGTGTCGTGACCCCAGCGATAGCCGGCGACGATACTGGCCGGGCCAATGGAATAACTGCCCGCCAATGCCGCTTTCCGGATTTTACTGTGCCCTTCCGCGGTTTCAGGCCCGTTTCCCTGGTCATACGTCCCCGCGATGGCAAACGGACCCGCCACATAGACCATGCCAACGCCCAAACCGGCATTGCCTTGTATTGCGCCGGCCTGCTCGCCAAACGCATAGTGCCCCTGAACCGTCAGGCCGCCCGCGGCGAATCGGTATTTGACTGCATTGTCCTCCCGCGGCGACCCGAGTAGAACAACGAGGGGCTCGTAGGTATTGGAATAATACAGCGGCGCGAAATTGGGAAGCGTTTCATAGATGGTCGTGTACTGACGGCCCAATGTTAGTCGGCCATATGCGCCCTCTATGCCAACAAACGCCTGTCGATTGAACAGCCGGCCGGTCTCCGCCATCGTGCCTGTATCGACATTGAATCCACTCTCTAGGACAAACAGCGCGCTTAGCCCACCGCCCAAATCCTCGGTTCCACGGATCCCCCAACGCGGCCCAGACAACCCCGTCGAACTGAGCTTGACAACCGATTTTCCGCCCCCCTGGCCCGTAACAGCGGAGGGATTGTTGTTACTGTAATCCAGATAGGTATCGGCGACGCCGTAGAGTGTGACGCTGGACTGCGCAAGCGCACTGTCACCCATCCAACTGGTGACAAGCATGGCAGCTACTGTGCCCAATCGTATGGCACGTTCTTTCTTCTTCATGTGACTTATCTCCTCCGTCTTATTTGATCTGCTGTGTCGATGCACAGCCGTATGGCCTCCGAGAGAGCCATACGGCTGTGCAAGGAAGCCGAGCCGTGTGGAAATGCCGCTCGCAATGAGCCATCCGCGTTTGGGCAACCAGGAGGAAGGCACGTGAGTTAGGTGACCGCACGTCCTGGCATCGGCGACGTAACTTGCGGGTCTCGCACTGGAGCTAGACCGGACATCACGCCCAGTTACCCTCCCTGCTCGTCGTCGCGGCTAATACAGTCCCTAACGCGACGGCCCGTTGCTCGGCTTGTCTCAAGCTCCATCTGGGTCAACATCGAGGGGGTAGAACACCTTTGAACATCACGTCGGGCCCTACTGCCCCGCTTGATGTCACGCCGCACAATTGCATCGACCGTACCAATTCATCTTTGATGATCTCAATCGCCCGACGAGCGCCGGCTTCTCCCGCCGCTGCAACCCCGTACAACGTCGCCCGACCCACAAGCACGGCCTCCGCGCCACAGGCCTTCGCCTTCAGGATGTCGGCGCCTCGCCGCACGCCGCCATCCAGCAGCACGGGCACCCGGTGACGCACAGCCGCAGTCACGAATGGCAGCGCGTCTAGCGCAGCCGCTGCGCCGTCTAGTTGACGACCGCCGTGATTGGACACGACGACGGCATCGCAACCGATATCCACCGCGCGCACGGCGTCATCTGGCCGCAGAATGCCTTTGATCACCAGCTTGCGCGGCCAGAGGTCACGAATCTGCCGCAGGCGGTCCCAGTCGAAGGTCGGATCATAGTTTCGTCCGACTGATGACGCGATGGCATGGGCACTGTGCGCTTCTGCCTCAAGCCCTCGCAGGTTTTCCATAACCGGCATGCCGTGGGCCAGCAAGCTGCCGAGCCAGCGTGGCCGAGTGGCGAAATCCAGCACGTTCTTCGGCGTGAAGCGAAACGGCACACGGAAATCGTTACGGAAATCGCGCTCTCTCTTGCCGCCCACGGGCAGGTCTACAGTGATCACCAACGCTTCATAGTCCGCCACCTTCGCCCTTTCGATCAGTGCGTGTAGGTAGGCCTGATTGCGCAGGATATACGCTTGAAACCACAGTCGACCTGGAGCGGCATTCGCAATTCGCTCGATTGACGCGGTAGCGGTGCTGGACAGCGTGTAGGGAATGCCAGCAGCAGCGGCTGCACGCGCGATGGCGACGTCGCCATCGTGCCATCCAAAGCCTACTGCGCCGGTCGGGGCAATCGCCAATGGCATCGCCGACGGCTCCCCTAGGATCGTAGTGGTGGTATCAATTTCGGCGACGTTAACCAATACGCGCGGAGCGAGCCGGATTCGCCGGAAAGCCAGCACATTGGCGTCCAGCGTCGTTTCATCTTCGGCTCCGCCGTCAAAGAAATCGAAGATCGCCCTCGGCAGCCGCCGCTTGGCGATGTGGCGCAAGTCCGCTATTGAGTATGCATTCATGTCTCGTTCAGTCCGGCTTGAGTCGACCGGCTTAGATTGGCGCGGGCGGGCGTGGATTAACCAACCGCATGGCCCTTTCATCAGCCGAATAGCCCTATTTTCATTTGACTGCGTCTGCGAAGGACAAAGCCAATTTTCCGCGGCGCCGATGAAATGCCCGCTGTGACGAGCACTACCAATGGTACTTAATTCACTCTTTCGACGTCAGAGATGGCCCATACCGTTCGCCTAAATGATCGTGTGTTCCAGGGTACCTACGGCGGATACCTCGAGGCGAAGGGAGTCCCCAGGTCTAAGATATCGCGGTGGCAAGCGGAATCCCCCGCTACCAGCGGGCGTGCCGGTCGCGATCACGTCGCCCGGTTCCAGCGTCATGTGCCGAGACAGATAAGCTATTAGCGTCGCAACAGAGAACAGCATGTCGCCGGTGTGGCCTCGCTGCATCACTTCCCCGTTCAACCATGCCGTAATTTCAAGCGCCTGCGGATCGGTTATCTCGTCGCGAGTAACAAGCCAAGGCCCCATTGGTGCGAAGCCGTCGAAGCTTTTGGCGAATGTGGTTTGGGCCGGCTCCACGTCAAACTGGAACTCACGCGCACTCAGGTCGTTCAGCACTGTGTAGCCGGCGACCATGTCCAAGGCTTTCTCCTCGGAAATGTCCTTGGCATAGCTTCCGATAACGACCGCAAGCTCGGCTTCAAAATCGAGCTTTGACACCTCCACAGGGCAGCGAATGGCCTCACCATGGGCTGCCACCGACGACGGCAATTTAGCAATGACTCGGGGCCTTGTGAAAGGTGCAATGCCGGTTTCTTTGGCGTGGTCGGCATAGTTACGGCCGATTGCGACGATTTTCCCGGGTCGCGGCACAGGAGCGCACAGAGTGACGTATTCAAGATCATCCAGCAGAAGTTGGCCGCTCTCCTGCATAGTGCGCACGTGCCGAGCCAGCGCCGACATAGCAGGTGCGCCGCCTTGCAGCAACCGCGGCATCCCGCTTGACGCCACAGGAACTCCAGCGGCGAGGCAATGGATCTCGGCCTCGGCGGCGACTGGCATAGAACGCAGCCACTCACTGACATCCAGGATCTGCCCGGCGTCCACCAAAACGCCCACAGCAATGCTTCCGTCGCGCTTCCGGTAGGTCATTAATTTCATGCCGCCGCCTCGTCGAAGAAGCGATTTGCCATTACTTGGCAACGCTTGATTAGGCGTCGTTCGTCCGGCCTATAGTCGGCCACGGCGTTGTGAATCGTGCCCATGTTGTCCCACATCAGCACGTCGCCCACGGCCCAGCGATGGCGGTATCTGTACTTGGGCTTCAGTTGATGCTCGAACAGAAGCGCAAGCACGCGGGCGCTTTCTGCCTCCGGCAATTCGTTGATCCGCACCGAATAGCCCGGGTTCGCATACAAGACCTTCTTCCCTGTGATGGGGTGGGTTAGGAAAATTGGATGTGATACAGGAGGTTTGGCAGCGCGCTGCGCTTCCGTCAAAGGCGGACGCTGGCTGCCCTTCTCGCTGCGCATCATCTCCCAGAACTTACTGAAATCGTGCAGCACGGTCATGCCTTCCAGCCTCGTCTTGAGGCTTTCAGGCAAATCTTCATACGCCGCGTGCATATTGGAGAACTCAGTGCATCCGAGGGGCTCACCATCGCGGTGGGGAATTTCGATCCCATAAAGTATGTTGCAGTAGGCGATCACCTTGCTGTACGACATGTCGGTATGCCAATCCTGACCGGCATCAGCCAGGCCGATCGGCTTACCGTCCTCGACAATGTTCGACAGGATCATTACTTCCGGCAGTCCGGCTTCCTGATAGTTTCCGGCCACATTCACTTCCAGCTTCCCAAAGCGTGTGCTGAATGCCTTTAATTGGGGCGCGGAAAGGTCTTGCGCCGAAAAGCTGATCACACCATGCCGACAGAGTGCGTACTCGATCTCTGTTTGCTCGGCATCGCTCAGGGGACCGGACAAATCAACATCTTCGATGCAGGCGCCGAAGCCTTGGGGGTTAGGTAAAATCTTCATGGGGGTTCCTCAATATGGGTTATCTGCCTAGCCACATAGGCATCAGGCCTGCGAATCCATTTGATTCGCCAACGCGATATCAAACTGGCATCAATCTACGGCTACGTTCCTCGCAAACCGGAATTCAGGCGTGATCTCGAGCTTCACTATGCCGACGCGCTGGGGTGTCAGTCGCACCGAGGCATCCACTGTGTACATCTGCATGGGTCCGTTGATAGTAACGGGCCCGAGCGGCGGGACGCCATTGTCAAAGCGGTAGACAGTCATATAGGAAGTCAGCCGTGCCATATTTCCCTCTTCCACCGCCACGAAGGAATTACTCAAGACATGGCGAATGCGTTGCGTGGCTGAGCGCGTGGCCAGCGCCAAACGAATCTCATCGTGGCCGCGCAACTCCACACCTTGCCTGTTCCAGACAGCGTCCGGCTCGAATAGAGAAATCAACTGCTCGTATCTCGATTGGTCGAGGCAATGGAAGAACCGGTGTAATAGTTGCAGGCACGGTGACAGCAGAAGGGTGGCACTATCTGCCATGGAATTGTTCCCGATTAAGAAGTAAAAAGACGTTGCGATTGGTGAAGACTACCAACCGGGCCTACCCTTCGGAAGCAAAAAGGTGAGAAAATACAGTTCTCAATTTGGAAAAAAGGGCAAACACCCGTGGACCGTTTGCGTTGCATCGAAGTCTTCATTGAAGTTGCCCAAGGCCGAAGCTTTTCGGCTGCAGCACAGCGACTCGGCATTTCCAAAGGAAATGTCACCAAGCATGTGGCCTGGCTCGAAGAGACTCTTGGAGCCCAGTTGCTGATGCGCACGACAAAGAGCGTGTCCCTGACCGACGCCGGCCTGACCCTATTGGAGAATGGGCGAGATTTGCTGGAGCGATTCGAGGAAACCGAGGCGGCGATAGAGGGCTCGGTCACCTCAACGAAGGGGGCGCTACGTGTGGGGTGCCCGCCCTCCTTCGGTGCCTTCCATCTGGTTCCATTGCTGACAGCGTTCTCTGCACTACACCCCGATGTCCAGGTCGTTCTGTATCTCGACGACGGCCGATCCGATCTAGTCAGCGAGGGTCTCGATCTTTCTCTGCGGATTGCTTCCTCACTGCGAGATACCAGCTACGTCGCCCAGAAACTCGCGGTTGTACCGCAGATCCTGGTGGCGTCAGACCGCTATCTGGCCAATCGAGGGCATCCTGAGACGCCACAAGATCTCGTGCATCACGATTGCCTGGTGCATACGTTGAAGGCGCCTACCAATATCTGGTCTTTCACCGGGCCGGAGGGTAATGTTTCAGTTCGCGTAAACGGCACCATACGCGCCAACTTTGGCGAAGCACTACGGTATGCCGCCATCCTGGGCCACGGTATTGCCATGCACCCGACATACATGGTCGCGGACGATATCCAACAGGGGCGCCTTAGGCAAGTTCTAGCAGCGTATCAGCCGACAGCCCTGGACGTGTTCGCCGTATTTCCCAGTCGGCGCCACTTGCCGACACGCGTGCGGGCCTTTATCGACTTCCTGAAGGTGCGCTTTGCCGGAATGGTCGAGTGGCAACAAGAACCCGATGCCCTGAAATAGCTCAAACCGCTGTAGGCGTACTTTTATCACGCGGGGGTGATCTTTCTTAGCACGGCTGATCGGTAGAGTTCTAGGCTGCGGCAGCGACTCTTAATGCGCAGGAAGCAGTGCGTCCGGCGCCTCGTCCTAAGCACACCCCATCCGTCCTTGGGACGGCCAGAAATGGTTAGCACTATCCATGCGGCTTACCCATCATGCTAACCGCAAAGGAGATTAACCAAGGCGTTACTACCCGAGCCGCCGGGCGGAGTGCACAGCTCCCTCAATACTCTCCATTGCGCTCGGCAGAATTGATTGCAATTGCCTCGCCAGGCGTAGCGACTTTGGCGGTAAAGTACTGCGGATGAAGGCGCCGAACGAGATCTCCGCTCAGCTCCCAAGTCATGCACTGGCCAAGATGACGTGGCGCCTCATCCTGCTTGTCGGCCGCCCTCTCTCCCTTGCGAACCAACTGCGCGTGATAAACCGGGATGGTTTGATAAGCCGCTGTTGCCATACTGAACAATAGCTCGCGCAAGTGCGTGCAACCCATAGCACCGCCCATGTGAGCCTCGATCTCCCGGCGCCAACCCTTCCCCATCGTGAGGCCGATGAAGCCTTGGAGCGCGGCCTGAGCCCTTTCGCACGTTAGGACAGGTCTTGCCGCCATCGTACATGTCATGCCGTGAATCACTAAGTTGCTGTCCAGAGTGGCACATATGCGCATGTCGTGGACCGGTTCACCAGCTTGAATTGAGTGATCATCGAGTCCCAATGAGTCGTAGCCTCGCACATCGCTGAGTCTCGCCTCAAGGTCCCATAAGTCGTCGTCGCGCATGTAGCCACTGAAGGTCACGGTGCGCGTATGCATCAAGATTCTCTCAGCGAACTCAGGGTATTGCATTGATCTGCTCCGGGCGCGATTCTACCGTCTGACTCGCTTGGCGGTCAGGTGACCTGGCTATTTCGACCACGATGTTGAAACGGGTCGCCAGCGAAGCGCAGTTTAGTCCACGACCGGGGTCCCTCGCATCGTCAAAATTGACGATCTACCGAAACGTCGTCGCCAAAAGCAGACTTGCCGACCGGTTCTGTTCCTCCACGCGGGAAGGATGTCAGGTCCATCTAGAACTCGCTTATGGGTTCCGCTTGAGCTGTTGCACGGCCGAGAGGACAGCCTGGAGGGCCGGCCCCTTTAGCAGGCTGTTGAAAGGCACTCCGCCATGAAGGGCGCAGTGCAGCTAAACACGACTCGACATGTGAATGGCCGCTTTCGGTTAGGTCGCCGTTGATTACCGCACATCGAACCTGTGCCAGTAGGTGGGCCCCCGCGGCGACCATCGCATCTGTTGCCGCCCCAGTCACCGCCCCTTCGGAAAGCTGGGAATTCCCTCAAAGACCGCCCAAGGTAGCGCGGAGTCGGTCCAGACCTGCGCCTTTGGCACATCAACTATAGGAACGTCCAGGCTGCCGACTTTCAGCACCAGCTTGCCCCGTAGCATGTCGGCGCGGGATGCAAGCGGCGAGCCGCAACAATCACAGAACATACGCGTAACGATGCGGCCGGCGTCGCTGCGGTCGTCATACGCCGCAGGCTCGTCGCCCGTCCACACAAGCTGCGCATCGTCGATCAGCAAGTTCAGGGAGTAGGCGGTGCCCGAACTGCGGCGGCAGTGGCTGCAGTGGCAGGCAACGACAGTTGACAAGGTACCCACAACGCGATAGCGCCTCCGCCCACAGAGACAACCGCCGTGGTGTTCAGGTTGAGATGACTGGCTCAAATTGTCCTTTCACATCAGCACGCCGTATAGGCGCCATCAATCACCATTTCAGCACCGCTGACGTAGGCCGCCGCATCGCTGAGAAGAAAGGCGATGGTCGCGGCCACCTCGTCGGCCTGACCGAAACGGCGCATAGGGATGCGGCTGTGCCACTGGGCCAACGCCTGCTCGCGGGTCATGGGCTGGCCATGCGCATCGCGCGGAGGCTCGTGCGATGCGCCCAAGGCAGTAGCTGTCGGGCCCGGGTGAACGGTATTGACGCGAATTCCCTCGGAGGCTAGCTCGACCGCCGCCGCCTTGCTCAGCATCAGAATCGCACCCTTACTGGCTGAATAGGCGGCATAACGCGGCCCCGCGATCTGGCCAAAGATTGAGGAGACGTTGACGATGGCGGCCGTACCACCGTGCGTGCGGATGCGGTTGCGCATAAGCGGCAGCGCGCCTTGCATGCCCATAAACGGACCTTCGACGTTGACGCGGTATTGCCTCCACAGATCCTTGATGGAGGACCGTTCAAAAGATCCAGCCAGCATGATACCGGCGTTGTTGACCAGCCCATGAAGCTGTCCACCTTCCTCGCCAATCTGTTCGAACAGCCGGTTCCAGTCCTGCTGCTCGGTGACGTCGTGGACCACGGTCCTGATGCAGCCAGCCGCGCCAGCGGTTTCGGCCAAGCCATCGCGGCTAAGGTCGGTGGCGAAAACCGTGGCGCCTTGCGACGCCAGAAGGCGCGCCGTAGCCCGACCGATGCCCGAACCTGCGCCGGTGACGATGATGGTCTTGTCTTGATGTGTGCCTGCCACGGTCATATCTCCCATACATTCACACTCATTGGTCGAACACGACGACCGTGTACACCAGCGAGCCGACAGCTTCGACGACGCCCGACGCTTCGTGGCCTAGCACCACAGCTAGCGGGTGCGGGTAGGAGCCATCATAGAAATGAAGGTCGGAATGGCACAGACCCACGGCGGCGGTGCGACTCAGCACCTCCCGCGAACCTGGCTTGGCGATGACGACTTCCTCAATGGGCATCGAGTGCCAGCTGATGCCGTACGGCGACTTT harbors:
- a CDS encoding SDR family NAD(P)-dependent oxidoreductase yields the protein MGDMTVAGTHQDKTIIVTGAGSGIGRATARLLASQGATVFATDLSRDGLAETAGAAGCIRTVVHDVTEQQDWNRLFEQIGEEGGQLHGLVNNAGIMLAGSFERSSIKDLWRQYRVNVEGPFMGMQGALPLMRNRIRTHGGTAAIVNVSSIFGQIAGPRYAAYSASKGAILMLSKAAAVELASEGIRVNTVHPGPTATALGASHEPPRDAHGQPMTREQALAQWHSRIPMRRFGQADEVAATIAFLLSDAAAYVSGAEMVIDGAYTAC
- a CDS encoding DUF2889 domain-containing protein gives rise to the protein MQYPEFAERILMHTRTVTFSGYMRDDDLWDLEARLSDVRGYDSLGLDDHSIQAGEPVHDMRICATLDSNLVIHGMTCTMAARPVLTCERAQAALQGFIGLTMGKGWRREIEAHMGGAMGCTHLRELLFSMATAAYQTIPVYHAQLVRKGERAADKQDEAPRHLGQCMTWELSGDLVRRLHPQYFTAKVATPGEAIAINSAERNGEY
- a CDS encoding LysR family transcriptional regulator, encoding MDRLRCIEVFIEVAQGRSFSAAAQRLGISKGNVTKHVAWLEETLGAQLLMRTTKSVSLTDAGLTLLENGRDLLERFEETEAAIEGSVTSTKGALRVGCPPSFGAFHLVPLLTAFSALHPDVQVVLYLDDGRSDLVSEGLDLSLRIASSLRDTSYVAQKLAVVPQILVASDRYLANRGHPETPQDLVHHDCLVHTLKAPTNIWSFTGPEGNVSVRVNGTIRANFGEALRYAAILGHGIAMHPTYMVADDIQQGRLRQVLAAYQPTALDVFAVFPSRRHLPTRVRAFIDFLKVRFAGMVEWQQEPDALK
- a CDS encoding GFA family protein — its product is MSQSSQPEHHGGCLCGRRRYRVVGTLSTVVACHCSHCRRSSGTAYSLNLLIDDAQLVWTGDEPAAYDDRSDAGRIVTRMFCDCCGSPLASRADMLRGKLVLKVGSLDVPIVDVPKAQVWTDSALPWAVFEGIPSFPKGR